One genomic window of Polyangium aurulentum includes the following:
- a CDS encoding anti-sigma regulatory factor encodes MNEIAGEILAILRRYLSEPTSRSLLTSAARRANLRLETLTRGDVPQLVSQLGPGLNIFLQEPEKLQNCKSLLALVAVENVPPMPVEQPVESRPDGISVPIRAEHDIVRARTLGKDMAKQLGFSEVVQTKVATAVSELARNIFQYAGTGEIRIRRIEGKRRGIEVVARDQGPGISDPALILSGAYRSKWGMGAGLRGTKRLVDEFELDTHPGLGTTVRIRKYSE; translated from the coding sequence ATGAACGAGATCGCGGGGGAAATCCTCGCCATCTTGCGGCGCTACCTCTCGGAGCCGACGAGCCGCTCGCTTCTGACGAGCGCGGCGCGCAGGGCGAACCTGCGCCTCGAGACGCTCACGCGGGGCGACGTGCCTCAGCTCGTGTCCCAGCTAGGACCCGGGCTGAACATCTTCCTGCAGGAACCCGAGAAGCTGCAGAACTGCAAGAGCCTGCTCGCGCTCGTGGCCGTGGAGAACGTGCCGCCGATGCCCGTGGAGCAGCCGGTCGAGTCGCGACCGGACGGCATCAGCGTGCCCATCCGCGCCGAGCACGACATCGTCCGCGCACGCACGCTGGGCAAGGACATGGCCAAGCAGCTCGGCTTCTCCGAGGTCGTGCAGACCAAGGTGGCCACCGCAGTCTCCGAGCTCGCCCGCAACATCTTCCAGTACGCCGGAACGGGCGAAATCCGGATCCGGCGGATCGAGGGCAAGCGCCGCGGCATCGAGGTCGTCGCGCGCGATCAAGGCCCCGGCATCTCGGATCCGGCGCTCATCCTGAGCGGCGCATACCGCTCGAAGTGGGGCATGGGCGCCGGCTTGCGCGGCACCAAGCGTCTCGTCGACGAGTTCGAGCTCGACACGCACCCAGGGCTCGGCACCACGGTCCGCATCCGGAAGTACTCCGAGTAA
- a CDS encoding STAS domain-containing protein, whose protein sequence is MMMETQRIPIVRLSGKLIVSIQTALSDTVVDRLQQDVAAACERGDARGLVVDVSGVDVLDSYITRSLRDLAVMARLMGVETVVCGLRPAVAMTLVEMGMELPGVRTALNLDRALALLDSLQPEGRVRGKAYGLPAELAGDEDEEGEEEA, encoded by the coding sequence ATGATGATGGAAACGCAGCGGATCCCGATCGTAAGGCTGTCTGGAAAGCTCATCGTCTCGATCCAGACGGCGCTCTCCGACACGGTGGTCGATCGTCTTCAACAGGACGTCGCCGCCGCTTGCGAGCGGGGCGACGCGCGAGGTCTGGTCGTGGACGTCTCCGGCGTCGACGTGCTCGACAGCTACATCACGCGCAGCCTCCGCGATCTCGCGGTCATGGCTCGCCTGATGGGCGTCGAGACCGTCGTCTGCGGGCTTCGCCCCGCCGTCGCGATGACGCTCGTCGAGATGGGCATGGAGCTGCCGGGCGTGCGCACTGCGCTGAACCTCGACAGAGCGCTCGCCCTGCTCGACTCCCTGCAGCCGGAAGGCCGTGTGCGCGGAAAAGCGTACGGCCTGCCTGCCGAGCTCGCGGGCGACGAGGACGAGGAAGGAGAGGAAGAGGCGTGA
- a CDS encoding STAS domain-containing protein has product MTALKQQLEARERTEAALQAEVKLMRSALDHLPVAVALVDRAGQPLLANEQARKITSTFAEATTGELPVGLGFFDSDKVTPKAPEELPLARVLSGDVVRGEEVFLRDREHPEGQWFEIHAAPTRDESGTVGAVTMFIDCQARKSLEEQVAARNQELVASETEKTELISRLKMAVQELSTPILELWEDVLALPVIGVVDSGRSAEMMERLLDEVVRSQARFVIIDLTGVEVIDTRTADHFMKLVKAVGLIGARCVLTGIRPAVAQTLVDLDVDFGSLATLRNLKHGLRQCQRWLDAEDANL; this is encoded by the coding sequence GTGACCGCCCTCAAGCAGCAGCTCGAAGCGCGTGAGCGTACCGAGGCGGCGTTGCAAGCCGAGGTCAAGCTCATGCGCTCTGCCCTCGATCACCTCCCCGTGGCGGTGGCCCTCGTCGATCGCGCCGGGCAGCCGCTGCTCGCGAACGAGCAAGCGCGCAAGATCACGAGCACGTTCGCCGAGGCGACCACGGGCGAGCTGCCCGTCGGGCTCGGCTTCTTCGACTCGGACAAGGTGACGCCGAAGGCGCCGGAGGAGCTTCCGCTCGCGCGCGTGCTGTCGGGCGACGTGGTGCGGGGCGAGGAGGTCTTCCTCCGCGACAGGGAGCACCCGGAAGGCCAGTGGTTCGAGATCCACGCGGCCCCGACGCGCGACGAGAGCGGCACGGTCGGCGCGGTGACGATGTTCATCGACTGCCAGGCGCGCAAATCGCTCGAGGAGCAGGTGGCCGCGCGCAACCAGGAGCTGGTCGCCAGCGAGACGGAGAAGACCGAGCTCATCTCACGCCTGAAAATGGCGGTGCAGGAGCTGTCGACGCCGATCCTCGAGCTGTGGGAAGACGTGCTCGCGCTGCCGGTGATCGGCGTCGTCGACTCGGGGCGCAGCGCCGAGATGATGGAGCGGCTGCTCGACGAGGTGGTGCGCAGCCAGGCGCGGTTCGTGATCATCGACCTCACCGGCGTGGAGGTCATCGACACGCGAACCGCAGATCATTTCATGAAGCTAGTCAAGGCCGTGGGGCTCATCGGCGCGCGGTGCGTGCTCACCGGTATCAGGCCAGCGGTCGCACAGACGCTGGTCGACCTTGACGTGGATTTCGGCTCGCTCGCCACCCTGCGCAACCTCAAGCACGGCCTCCGCCAGTGCCAGAGGTGGCTGGACGCGGAGGACGCCAATCTGTGA
- a CDS encoding TIGR00266 family protein yields the protein MQVNLLYRPSQSLAQCWLQPGESVVAESGAMVGMSTNVQMQTQSGGLMKGLKRLFGGESFFRNTFTAAGGQGEVLFATPLCGDMVVLDVGQRQWNVQNSAFVASSPSVDVKTKTGGFKGFFSGAGLFVLETAGQGQMIVGGFGALEAVQVDGSMVIDTGHLAAWESTLQYSVGKSGSGWIASWLSGEGLVCHFQGQGTVYLQSRNAAEYGAAIGGMLPPREN from the coding sequence ATGCAAGTCAACCTCCTTTATCGTCCGTCTCAGTCGCTCGCGCAGTGCTGGCTGCAGCCCGGGGAGTCGGTCGTCGCGGAGAGCGGCGCCATGGTCGGCATGTCGACCAACGTGCAGATGCAGACGCAGTCTGGCGGCCTCATGAAGGGCTTGAAGCGCCTGTTCGGCGGCGAGTCTTTCTTCCGCAACACGTTCACGGCTGCGGGTGGCCAGGGCGAGGTCCTCTTCGCGACGCCGCTCTGCGGTGACATGGTCGTGCTCGATGTCGGGCAGCGGCAGTGGAACGTGCAGAACAGCGCGTTCGTCGCGTCGAGCCCCTCGGTCGACGTGAAGACCAAGACCGGCGGCTTCAAGGGCTTCTTCTCTGGCGCGGGCCTGTTCGTGCTCGAGACGGCGGGTCAGGGCCAGATGATCGTCGGCGGCTTCGGCGCGCTCGAGGCGGTGCAGGTCGATGGCAGCATGGTCATCGACACGGGGCACCTCGCGGCGTGGGAGTCGACGCTGCAGTACAGCGTGGGCAAGAGCGGCTCGGGCTGGATCGCTTCATGGCTCTCTGGTGAGGGCCTGGTTTGTCACTTCCAGGGCCAGGGCACCGTGTACTTGCAGTCGCGTAACGCGGCCGAGTACGGCGCTGCGATCGGCGGGATGCTGCCGCCCCGCGAGAACTGA
- a CDS encoding M48 family metallopeptidase: protein MSGAEALRGQGPSGNKGFGHSPGRIVAEIGVILLAIALLLLAARGCAGCAATAIVSQLPPSTDAAMGKAAGEAMRAQYGIKGEEPTPEQKERVQRVFDELRAQLTPEETRILVAPRVTVVKDDQVNAFALPGGEVFVLTGLLDRAKDDDDELRGVLAHELGHAVKRHGVRSIVRNAVFGIAIAMVIGDMNDITTTVIAGASQLDTLSYSRSMEEEADDFGYDLLTRAHKSPEGLARFLESLGSQPVPELLSTHPAPEERAKALREKMKAQGQGP, encoded by the coding sequence ATGTCTGGAGCGGAAGCCCTTCGTGGGCAGGGTCCGTCCGGTAACAAGGGGTTTGGCCATAGTCCGGGACGCATCGTCGCGGAAATTGGCGTCATTCTCCTCGCCATCGCGCTGCTCTTGCTCGCCGCACGCGGGTGCGCAGGCTGCGCAGCCACCGCCATCGTCTCGCAGCTCCCGCCGTCCACCGACGCAGCCATGGGCAAGGCCGCTGGCGAGGCGATGCGCGCGCAGTACGGCATCAAGGGCGAAGAGCCGACGCCCGAGCAAAAGGAGCGCGTGCAGCGCGTCTTCGACGAGCTTCGCGCGCAGCTCACGCCCGAGGAGACGCGCATCCTGGTCGCCCCGCGCGTGACGGTGGTGAAGGACGATCAAGTGAACGCCTTCGCCCTCCCCGGCGGCGAGGTGTTCGTTTTGACGGGCCTCCTCGACCGCGCGAAAGACGACGACGACGAGCTGCGCGGCGTCCTCGCGCACGAGCTCGGCCACGCGGTCAAGCGACACGGCGTGCGATCGATCGTGCGCAACGCGGTCTTCGGCATCGCGATCGCGATGGTCATCGGCGACATGAACGACATCACCACGACCGTGATCGCAGGCGCCTCGCAGCTCGACACGCTGAGCTACAGCCGCTCGATGGAGGAGGAGGCCGACGACTTCGGTTACGACCTGCTCACCCGCGCTCACAAGAGCCCCGAAGGCCTCGCGCGCTTCCTCGAGAGCCTGGGCTCACAGCCCGTCCCCGAGCTGCTCTCGACGCACCCCGCGCCGGAAGAACGCGCCAAGGCGCTCCGCGAGAAAATGAAGGCGCAGGGGCAGGGCCCCTAG
- a CDS encoding GDSL-type esterase/lipase family protein: MSNTRGGSGARAESHSSHDHSGHAAHPLGKSGHAAQETAPLGKNGLFSPALLAVLTLLALVALPYRVPALGRLRLLEPLPEGAGLVAVAPAAAPAASVGETALVMETNEGPESAQPEEVALPPAAAEILPAVSRGEDEKPPRSIEDPSGHALDAFFRRLAAVERKEPGSIARVTYFGDSIVASDFVTATLRRKLQKRFGDAGHGFMLMANAWPGYSHQDVVRFAAPGWLVSRVVGPYADDGFYGLGGVSFRAQGKGAFSRFATTKSGTFGRAVSSFSVYYLEHPEGGTMTVSLDGAVRESVDTRAAAARSQRRVYAVPDGPHELEVRAEGPGVRAFGVTMERDEPGAVLDAIGIQGCRVRFLDKSDDAHFAEQLRMRDPSLTVFQYGMNESEDGELYPLDQYEATMKALLEQVRAALPDSSCMLVGPMDRADKRGSGYSSRPVVPKLAAIQRKVAAEVGCAYWDTLSAMGGYGSMGVWVQRGLGAADLAHPSSAGAEVLGRWVYLALMEAYAAHQAKTPAPAPRP; the protein is encoded by the coding sequence ATGAGCAACACCCGAGGGGGCTCGGGCGCGCGCGCCGAGAGTCATTCGAGCCACGACCACAGCGGGCATGCGGCGCACCCGCTCGGCAAAAGCGGGCATGCAGCGCAGGAGACGGCGCCGCTCGGCAAGAATGGCCTGTTCTCGCCGGCGCTGCTCGCCGTGCTCACGCTCCTCGCGCTCGTGGCCTTGCCGTATCGCGTGCCTGCGCTCGGGCGCTTGCGCTTGCTCGAGCCGCTGCCCGAGGGAGCGGGGCTCGTCGCGGTCGCGCCTGCGGCGGCGCCTGCGGCGTCGGTGGGCGAGACGGCGCTCGTGATGGAGACGAACGAGGGGCCCGAGAGCGCGCAGCCCGAGGAGGTCGCGCTGCCGCCTGCTGCGGCCGAGATCCTGCCCGCGGTGAGCCGAGGCGAGGACGAGAAGCCGCCGCGCTCGATCGAGGATCCGTCGGGGCACGCGCTCGATGCGTTCTTCCGGCGCCTCGCTGCCGTCGAGCGCAAGGAGCCCGGCTCCATCGCGCGCGTCACGTACTTCGGCGACTCGATCGTCGCGAGCGACTTCGTCACGGCCACGCTGCGCCGCAAGCTGCAGAAGCGCTTCGGCGACGCGGGGCACGGCTTCATGCTCATGGCGAACGCGTGGCCCGGCTACTCGCACCAGGACGTCGTGCGCTTCGCGGCGCCGGGCTGGCTCGTGAGCCGCGTGGTGGGTCCGTACGCGGACGACGGCTTCTACGGGCTCGGCGGCGTGTCTTTCCGCGCGCAGGGCAAGGGCGCGTTCTCGCGCTTCGCGACCACGAAGAGCGGCACGTTCGGCCGCGCGGTCTCGAGCTTCTCGGTCTACTACCTCGAGCACCCCGAGGGCGGCACGATGACCGTGAGCCTCGACGGCGCCGTGCGTGAATCGGTCGACACGCGCGCGGCTGCGGCGCGATCGCAGAGGCGCGTGTACGCGGTGCCGGATGGCCCGCACGAGCTCGAGGTGCGCGCCGAGGGCCCCGGCGTGCGCGCGTTCGGCGTGACCATGGAGCGCGACGAGCCTGGCGCCGTGCTCGATGCGATCGGCATTCAAGGCTGCCGCGTTCGCTTCCTCGACAAGAGCGACGACGCGCACTTCGCCGAGCAGCTCAGGATGCGCGATCCGTCGCTCACCGTGTTCCAGTACGGCATGAACGAGAGCGAAGACGGCGAGCTTTATCCGCTCGATCAGTACGAGGCCACGATGAAGGCGCTGCTCGAGCAGGTGCGCGCGGCGCTGCCAGACTCGTCGTGCATGCTGGTCGGGCCCATGGATCGCGCGGACAAGAGGGGCTCGGGCTACTCGAGCCGCCCCGTCGTGCCCAAGCTCGCGGCGATCCAGCGCAAGGTCGCGGCCGAGGTCGGATGCGCTTACTGGGACACGCTGAGCGCGATGGGCGGGTACGGATCGATGGGAGTCTGGGTGCAGCGCGGGCTCGGCGCCGCCGATCTCGCGCATCCTTCGAGCGCGGGCGCAGAGGTGCTCGGGCGCTGGGTGTACCTCGCGCTGATGGAGGCGTACGCGGCGCACCAGGCGAAGACGCCTGCTCCTGCGCCCAGGCCCTGA
- a CDS encoding TIGR00266 family protein, whose amino-acid sequence MQHIVKYEPTFSMLQVNLAPGEVIIAEAGSMVARSSNLAMEVKLNAGRNAGFFGKMKAVFIALLRKLVGGETFFVNHFSSPQGGWVWLAPSLSGGIRPMQLAGNSMIFSAGAYLASAGEVDLKMRWGGLRAILSKEGAFFIEASGNGQVFVTSYGAIEEIHCNGSYIVDNGHIVGFDSSLNFKIRSAGGGLMGFMASGEGLVCEFQGQGRIFIQTRNTSSLVDWITPMLPP is encoded by the coding sequence ATGCAACACATCGTCAAGTACGAGCCGACGTTCTCCATGCTCCAGGTGAACCTCGCGCCCGGTGAGGTGATCATCGCGGAGGCGGGCTCTATGGTGGCCCGCTCGAGCAACCTCGCCATGGAGGTCAAGCTCAACGCGGGCCGAAATGCCGGGTTCTTCGGCAAGATGAAGGCGGTCTTCATCGCCCTGCTCCGCAAACTCGTTGGTGGTGAAACGTTCTTCGTGAACCATTTTTCGAGCCCGCAGGGTGGCTGGGTGTGGCTGGCGCCTTCGCTGTCGGGCGGCATCCGTCCGATGCAGCTCGCGGGCAACTCGATGATCTTCAGCGCGGGCGCGTACCTCGCGAGCGCGGGCGAGGTCGACCTCAAGATGCGCTGGGGCGGGCTGCGGGCGATCCTCTCGAAGGAGGGCGCGTTCTTCATCGAGGCCTCGGGCAATGGCCAGGTCTTCGTGACGAGCTACGGCGCGATCGAGGAGATCCACTGCAACGGCAGCTACATCGTCGACAACGGCCACATCGTCGGCTTCGACTCCTCGCTGAACTTCAAGATCAGGAGCGCGGGCGGCGGGCTCATGGGCTTCATGGCTTCGGGCGAGGGGCTCGTGTGCGAGTTCCAGGGCCAGGGGCGCATCTTCATCCAGACGCGCAACACGAGCTCGCTCGTCGACTGGATCACCCCGATGCTGCCGCCCTGA
- a CDS encoding TIGR00266 family protein — translation MRHEIRHNPDFGAVQVVFDQPGEQLITESGAMVARDTGIEMKTSLQGGIGGALKRKLLGGESLFQNTFTATAPGQSMWFAPAPEGAIVQVPLQPGQELFLQSGAYLASTPGITLDTKWQGAKGFFSGGLFLIRAYGQGYLWFACYGGAHVVDIGQQYYGYVCDNSHMVAFTSGLQYNVSKLGGLKSLFLSGEGLVCNFQGQGRLWMQTRNPGSLASFLHPFRPVKAKSS, via the coding sequence GTGCGACACGAAATCCGTCACAACCCCGACTTCGGCGCAGTGCAGGTCGTCTTCGATCAGCCTGGCGAGCAGCTCATCACCGAGAGCGGCGCCATGGTCGCCCGTGACACGGGCATCGAGATGAAGACGAGCCTCCAGGGCGGCATCGGCGGCGCGCTCAAGCGCAAGCTGCTCGGGGGCGAGAGCCTCTTCCAGAACACGTTCACGGCGACGGCCCCCGGGCAGTCGATGTGGTTCGCCCCCGCGCCCGAGGGCGCGATCGTCCAGGTTCCCTTGCAGCCTGGGCAGGAGCTGTTCCTGCAGTCGGGCGCGTATCTCGCATCGACGCCGGGCATCACGCTCGACACGAAGTGGCAGGGTGCGAAGGGCTTCTTCTCGGGCGGCCTTTTCCTCATCCGTGCGTACGGCCAGGGTTACCTCTGGTTCGCCTGCTACGGCGGCGCGCACGTCGTCGACATCGGGCAGCAGTATTACGGCTACGTCTGCGACAACTCGCACATGGTCGCGTTCACGAGCGGCCTGCAGTACAACGTGAGCAAGCTCGGCGGCTTGAAGAGCTTGTTCCTCTCGGGTGAGGGCCTGGTTTGCAATTTCCAGGGCCAGGGTCGGTTGTGGATGCAGACGCGCAATCCCGGCTCGCTCGCCTCCTTCTTGCACCCCTTCCGCCCCGTCAAGGCGAAGTCGAGCTGA
- a CDS encoding FHA domain-containing protein, which yields MWKLTIEDDEGKQTQLPLAHDEYGLGRGDGNSIRLTDRNVSRKHALLRRNGQGWFIKDLQSYNGTYVNGVRVAGEQLVNGGDVVQLGDYRIELVDESKAVAATDPAAQQGALAQVPVHQRPNRLVVVVGPNPGTEYPLDRDHFSIGRAEEATISINHSSVSRLHAELMSLGAGRFEIIDKGSANGIRINGVELKRGILEAGDALELGDVRLRFVGAGKIFRAGMGLGGEAGGGMRPLGSFDNVATSVRAPAASRGPSIGKLVGIGAIVGLLVIAGIVVVTRTNTTTTKSTIEEPGTNTLDAQVLKDASDLLEAKDFEGAHRKLEAISEGSSVRESQAFKDIEAKWADFMFTKADHATDLADKRRTLQQIASTSTVDADRRKKATDMLQSPSLAGPESTANPAPNPGGGYVPPNPGGTPPGGGTTPGTGTATPSKTSEPASTSGSLPPQPGTIDEAAIRKGIESKVWNGKATIDEIKMLIAICKHQKDQVCKDRANAMLKQKQSAP from the coding sequence ATGTGGAAGCTAACGATCGAGGACGACGAGGGGAAGCAGACGCAGCTCCCTCTCGCCCACGATGAGTATGGGCTCGGACGCGGCGACGGAAACTCGATCCGGCTGACGGATCGCAACGTTTCCCGCAAGCATGCGCTGCTCAGGCGGAATGGCCAGGGATGGTTCATCAAGGACCTCCAGAGCTACAACGGCACGTACGTCAACGGCGTCCGCGTCGCGGGAGAGCAGCTCGTCAACGGCGGCGACGTCGTTCAGCTCGGTGACTACCGCATCGAGCTCGTCGACGAGTCGAAGGCCGTGGCGGCGACGGATCCGGCGGCGCAGCAAGGGGCGCTCGCGCAGGTTCCGGTGCACCAGCGGCCGAATCGGCTGGTCGTGGTCGTCGGGCCGAACCCTGGAACCGAGTATCCGCTCGATCGCGATCACTTCTCGATCGGTCGCGCCGAGGAGGCGACGATCTCGATCAACCACAGCTCGGTGAGCCGGCTGCACGCCGAGCTGATGAGCCTTGGTGCTGGGCGCTTCGAGATCATCGACAAGGGCAGCGCCAACGGCATCCGCATCAACGGCGTCGAGCTGAAGCGCGGCATCCTCGAGGCGGGCGACGCGCTCGAGCTCGGCGATGTCCGGCTGCGGTTCGTCGGAGCGGGCAAGATTTTCCGCGCGGGCATGGGGCTCGGTGGCGAGGCGGGCGGGGGCATGCGGCCCCTCGGCTCGTTCGACAACGTCGCCACCTCGGTGCGCGCGCCTGCGGCCTCTCGTGGGCCGAGCATCGGCAAGCTCGTGGGCATCGGCGCGATCGTCGGGCTGCTCGTCATCGCGGGCATCGTGGTCGTGACGCGCACGAACACGACCACGACGAAGAGCACCATCGAGGAGCCGGGCACCAACACGCTCGACGCGCAGGTGCTCAAGGATGCGAGCGATCTCCTCGAGGCCAAGGACTTCGAGGGGGCGCATCGCAAGCTCGAGGCGATCAGCGAGGGCTCGTCGGTGCGCGAGAGCCAGGCCTTCAAGGACATCGAGGCCAAGTGGGCCGACTTCATGTTCACGAAGGCCGATCATGCGACGGACCTCGCCGACAAACGGCGCACGTTGCAGCAGATCGCCTCGACGTCCACCGTCGATGCGGATCGGCGCAAGAAGGCGACGGACATGCTCCAGAGCCCGAGCCTCGCTGGTCCCGAGTCGACCGCGAACCCGGCGCCGAACCCGGGCGGTGGGTATGTCCCGCCGAACCCTGGAGGAACTCCGCCTGGGGGCGGTACGACACCAGGGACCGGCACGGCGACGCCGTCGAAGACGAGCGAGCCGGCCTCGACGAGCGGGAGCTTGCCTCCTCAGCCCGGCACGATCGACGAAGCGGCGATTCGCAAGGGCATCGAGAGCAAGGTCTGGAACGGCAAGGCGACGATCGACGAGATCAAGATGTTGATCGCCATCTGCAAGCATCAGAAGGATCAGGTCTGCAAGGATCGCGCGAACGCGATGCTCAAGCAGAAGCAAAGCGCTCCCTGA
- a CDS encoding ATP-binding protein, translated as MPKERGASPEPVSFDISNEHDRFWCAAEGKRYAGALGFDAKAQGEVAICIAELVSNVAKFAGCGTLMLSAISEPRLGIRIVVEDAGPGVSDPATVFEDGFSEGRRLDPGTPRRSGQGLGVGLGAVARMMSHVEMVNVPQRGLRVVALKWLEPPSYRGVGPSSGYGPSSYTPSSSSNNSGPPSGPQSGGSGPSSGPISSPIGAWGPGSSGRGRGGGSGWGGPNNG; from the coding sequence ATGCCCAAAGAGCGCGGCGCGAGCCCCGAGCCGGTCTCGTTCGACATCTCCAACGAGCACGACCGCTTCTGGTGCGCCGCCGAGGGCAAGCGCTACGCAGGCGCGCTCGGCTTCGATGCCAAAGCGCAGGGCGAAGTCGCCATCTGCATCGCTGAGCTCGTCTCCAACGTCGCCAAGTTCGCCGGCTGCGGCACGCTCATGCTCTCTGCGATCTCCGAGCCGCGCCTCGGCATCCGCATCGTCGTCGAGGACGCAGGCCCAGGCGTGTCCGATCCAGCGACCGTGTTCGAGGACGGCTTCTCCGAGGGCCGCAGGCTCGATCCGGGAACGCCGCGCAGGAGCGGCCAGGGGCTCGGCGTGGGCCTCGGCGCGGTGGCGCGCATGATGAGCCACGTCGAGATGGTGAACGTTCCGCAGCGCGGGCTGCGCGTCGTGGCCCTCAAGTGGCTCGAGCCCCCGTCGTACCGCGGCGTCGGCCCGAGCAGCGGATACGGCCCCAGCAGCTACACGCCGAGCAGCAGCAGCAACAACAGCGGACCACCGAGCGGGCCGCAGAGCGGCGGAAGCGGCCCGAGCAGCGGCCCCATTAGCAGCCCCATCGGCGCCTGGGGCCCTGGCAGCAGCGGTCGTGGTCGCGGCGGCGGCAGCGGCTGGGGCGGCCCGAACAACGGCTGA
- a CDS encoding SpoIIE family protein phosphatase, which yields MDIGTAQRPADGETVSGDAFLVVRAEPRVLLAVADGLGHGPHAAHAANTLTKYIQEHSTESLEMLLRGADRAVASTRGAAVMLARVDKETSTIDVAGVGNVALRSWSKERIQPLPARGVLGRGVRHVRIFRYNLAEGDLFALYTDGIAGSFDIDSVRHQDATTIARSVVESFRKPHDDATCVVVRYAQR from the coding sequence GTGGACATCGGCACGGCCCAGCGCCCAGCAGACGGTGAGACCGTATCCGGCGACGCCTTCCTCGTCGTCCGCGCCGAGCCGCGCGTGCTCCTCGCCGTCGCCGACGGCCTAGGGCACGGGCCGCACGCAGCTCACGCCGCCAACACCCTCACCAAGTACATCCAGGAGCACTCGACCGAGTCGCTCGAGATGCTCCTGCGCGGCGCCGATCGCGCCGTCGCCAGCACGCGCGGCGCCGCCGTCATGCTCGCCCGCGTCGACAAGGAGACGAGCACGATCGACGTGGCCGGCGTCGGCAACGTCGCGCTCCGTTCCTGGTCCAAGGAGCGCATCCAGCCGCTCCCGGCCCGCGGCGTCCTCGGCCGCGGCGTGCGCCACGTACGGATCTTCCGCTACAACCTCGCCGAGGGCGACCTCTTCGCGCTCTACACCGACGGCATCGCCGGCAGCTTCGACATCGACAGCGTGCGTCATCAGGATGCCACCACCATCGCGCGCTCCGTCGTCGAGAGCTTTCGCAAGCCTCATGATGACGCAACTTGCGTCGTGGTGCGCTACGCTCAACGGTGA